AGGCCTCGAACCCCGTACCATACAACAATCCTGGTTGTCGTCTGCTCTTCCTGATGAGCTAATGGCGGTTTGTGATATGAGCCTTACAGCATATTGTCTGTCAGGCTTGAGTGCGATGCGTAAGATACAGAAAAGACCCCACACAAACATGATGGAATTATGATTTTTTTCATATGAATGTCAACCAACACATTCATAAAACACTCGCACAAGTTCACTTTTTAAGCAACATGACGCCGATCACAACAAAATATCGGCGAAAAAGGAGGGTAAATGCCATTTGACGTAGAGATAAGCAGATGAAATGATTACCCGCTTTGCGATTCACTCTCTGATGGAATAACAAATTGGAGATGGAAAAGTTTCTAAACTAAAGAGTGTAGCGTATTTTAACGTGCTTATTTACAGGATAATATTTGTCACCTAATTCCTGCACTCTATTAGATACCCATTGATTTAATCGTGCATCATCTCTGTATGTTTTCACGTTCAGAACGGAGAGCAATAACATCACTAGCGATTCAGGAAAAACAGGGTAAATATTTTTTAAGTGCAATAATAATTCATACGCAAGCGCCTGCTTAATAGGTGCGTCTGCATCCGGAATGCGCGACATTTCGCGAAGCCATTTTTCTACATGCTCACATTCTTTCCCTTCACGGAAAAGTCTCAACAAAGGCATATGGTGCTCAAGAAGAATGCATTTGCAATCTGTTCGTACTGAATCGATAAACTGCACTAATTTCTTAAGTCCGGTGAAGCGTCCGGCATGGATATTCTCTTTAATATCAAGAAACACGTCATCCTGATCATATACCCAAACGGTCCCTTTTTGATTTTCAAGTATCCGAAAAACAAACTTAATCGGGTAATCAGGGTAATCCACCCAGTCATAAACTCCAGGGAAATCATTAAACTGCACATTTATGGTAAGCGCATTGTCGGCTGCCCACTCGCAATCTCGTACGGCAGCCATGAGATAAATGAGTTTATCATCATCGACTAAATCATCACGACAATCATAAGGATAATCATAGTATTGTTTAATCAAAACCTTGAATATATCGACACAAGAAACCAGTGTACTTCTGATATCTTCAGGTAACTGATTGTTTTTAAACGTATTGTGTACGCTTTGTTTCGTATATAGCAACAAATTATTGTGCGGCGCTTTTAATGGTATCATTGCGATCTCTCTTAAATAAAAATAAACGTCGCAGATAATAAAGCCCTGATTAAACCAGGCACTATCAGAAATCGCTCATAACTAATATATGCAGCATTGTGTACTGGAGGGAATTAATTTAACAATTTGAATTTACGTTATAGATTTTACTGCTACTTTGATAGTATTTCGCCCTTCTTAACTAAAAAGTTAAGTGGAGGGCGAAATTAATATGTTAAATCATAGAGCATTTATTAATTTTTTCAGTCTGTTAGTGTGCGATTATCGATAACAAAACGATATTTCACATCACCACGTAGCATTCGCTCATAGGCTTCATTAATTTGATCGGCCCGAATCATCTCTATATCAGCCACGATGCCATGTTCGGCGCAAAAATCGAGCATCTCCTGAGTTTCTGGAATGCCGCCAATCATAGAACCGGCTATCGCACGGCGTTTCATGATCAGGTTGAAAACTTCCGGCGATTTATGCGGTGTCGCAGGCGCACCAACCAGGGTCATGGTGCCATCGCGCTTCAGCAAGGTGGTAAAATCATCGAGATTATGTGGCGCAGCTACGGTATTCAAAATGAAATCGAAACTCTTCACATGAGCCGCCATCTCATCGGCATTGCGCGAGTTAACAACTTCATCGGCCCCAAGGGCTTTTGCCGCTTCACGTTTTGACTCAGACGTGGTAAATGCCACTACATGCGCCCCCATCGCGTGGGCCAGCTTTATCCCCATATGCCCCAGACCGCCAATGCCAACCACGCCCACTTTTTTACCCGGCCCGGCCTGCCAGTGACGCAGCGGCGAGTACGTGGTGATCCCTGCACACAATAAAGGCGCCACCGCCGCCAGTTGCGCTTGCGGGTGACGAATACGCAGAACATATCGCTCGTGAACGACAATCTGTTGTGAGTAGCCGCCCAGCGTATGGCCCGGTTCGTCCGGCGTCGGCGAGTTATAGGTGCCGGTCATGTGATCACAGTAGTTTTCCAGCCCGTCTTCACACTCTTCGCAATGTTTACAACTGTCGACAATGCAGCCGACACCGACCAGATCGCCCGGCGCATATTTTTCTACCTGATCACCAACGGCTACCACGCGCCCTACAATTTCATGGCCCGGCACGCAGGGATAAACCGTCCCCGCCCACTCGGAACGGACCTGGTGGATATCGGAATGGCAGACGCCACAGTAAGCGATTTCAATTTTGACATCATGCGGTCCCGGTTCACGCCGGGTAATATCCATCGGTTCCAGCGGTTGTTTAGCGGAATATGCACCAACAGCTTTGATCTTCATTGTGTTTACTCCTGATTAGCTATATGTATTTGGCGATGACTGAAATGCCATCGCAGCAAAACGCGTCCATTGAATATAGCCAATATTTAAACCACCCGATCCAGCCCCAACATGCCGCGAGCCTGAATGAAACAGAGCAGCAACGTTCCCCATAAGGCCATCGTCAGGTAGGGGCTTATCCCGAGAATATTGAAGCCGCTTTCAATAATTTGCAGAAGAAACAGCGCCAGCACCATGCCGATTATCCGCCCGCTGCCACCGTCCGGATTAACCCCGCCGAGTACTGCCGCGAGGATTGACACCAGCAAGTACGATTCGCCATAAGAGGCCTTAGCCGAGTTGAGTTTCGACATCATCAAAAATGCCGCTACCGCACAAAGCAAGGCGGAAATGACATACACCCATATCAGCACCCGACGCGTGTTAATACCGGAGTAAAGTGTTGCTCGTTCGTTAGAACCAATCAGATAAATGGATTTACCGAGCGGCGTTTTCTCCAGCAATATCCACAGCCCCAGCGCCACTGCGGTAAACAACCACATCGGTAGCGGAATACCGAACCACTGTGCATGATTCAACCACAGCACCCATGAGGGATAATTGGCAATGGCGCTACCGCCTGTCACCAGAATATTTACCCCCTTGAGCAACGTCATCATCCCAAGCGTTGCAAGAATTGGCGACACTCGAATACCAGCAATCAATACGCCGTTACATAAACCGATTATCACCGCCGCGCCAGCGCCCGCCAGCAGCGTAGCGACAACCGTAGCAATACCCGGTGGATACTGAGTCGCCACCCACGCCATCACCAGTGAACAGGCGTTAGCGGTGGCAATAATTGACAAGTTAATGCCGCCACAAAGCATGGTCACCGCCATAGCCAACGCCAGAATGCCCAGCACGGGCATTTGCGAAGCGACGGACTGGAAATTACTTATCGACCAGAAAATCTCCGGCATAGTAATGCTGAAGGCGGCAACAGTTAGCACCAGCAGGCCGATCAAGTAAAACTCAACGTTATTACGCCACGATTTTTTCATAGCAGACTCCGGTTCTGATGCTGACTCCACGCCGTGGCGCTAATGCTGGCAACGATGATGATGCCTGTGATCAATGTTTGCCAGTAAGACGAGACTCCCAATAAATTTAGCCCGTTTTGCATCACTGCCAACAACACCACGCCGAGCAAAGTACCGGTTAACGTGCCGCGCCCGCCGAGCAAACTAGTGCCGCCAAGCACCACCGCAGCCAGTACTGTCAGCTCATAACCCAGAAGAGAATCGGGGGCGACAGTCATCACCGTCCACGACTGCACTACACCCGCAGCACCAGACATCAATCCCATATAGCCGTAAACGAAAAGTTGCAGTTTCAGCACGCTAAAGCCGATGCGACTGGCTGATTCACGGTTCCCGCCAAGGGCATAAATTTTGCGCCCTACACTGGTGAAATTCATGATAAACGCTGTCAGCAGCACCACCGTAATCATGGCGATCAGCGGCAGACCAAGGCCATAGTCATAGCCGTCAACATCGGTGTACTTGAACAACATTACCCCCTGCTCAAACCACGGCGGAAAGTCGTACAGCCACACACCTTTACTCAACCATAACAGCAGGCCATAGAAAATATTCAGCGTCGAAATGGTGATGATGATAGAAGGCACCCGTAGGCGATTAACCAGTAAGGCGTTTATTAAGCCAAGTAAAATGCCGATGCCGCCCGCCAGGGCAAACGCGACAGCAAAGTTGCCACCCATTTTTTGCAGCAACAGCACCATGCCGTATTGCGCAATGATGGTCATTGCCGGAAACGAAATATCAATCCCACCGGAAATTAACACCACAAACAAACCACAGGCGAGAATAGTCAACATGGCATAGTTATTGGCGAGATCGTACAAATTACCGAATGTCAGAAACTCGTCGCTGCGCCAGGCAAGGCCAACAAACAGCACTATAATCAGTAATGCCAGCCAGAATTCATGGCGTTTTTTCAGTTCAGCCATTTACCACCTCCGCAATCCTGGCCTGAGAACTGCTGTCAGGCAGGAAGCTATGGGTGATCTGACCTTTTTGCATTACCAAAATCCGGTGGCTTTGATACCACGCTTCTTCAATTTCATCGCAGATCATCAATACCGCAATGCCATAAGCCGCCAGATCGCTGATAATGCCGTATATTCCTGCTTTGTTGGCGATATCAACACCGACAGTCGGGCTATCGAGAATCAACAGTCGTGGCCCAATCGCCAGCCATTTGGCGATCGATACTCGCTGCGCGTTACCCCCGGAAAGCGTATTCACCGGGAGATGTGGGTCAGAGACTTTGATGGTCAATGCCTTAATTAGCCTGTCCACCAGGTCACGCACTTTAGCTTCGCTCAGAAAGCCGAAGCGATCTTTTACCTTGTGGAAAACTGTGCTGATAATGTTGTCTTCAATAGATTGCGCCATCACCAAGCCGCGCGACATGCGATCTTCCGAAACATAACCAATACCGTGGCGGATGGCGTCCTGGTTACTATGCAGTGTAACCGGCTGACCGTTGATGAGGATCTCACCAGCATCCGGTCGGGTCATACCAAACAGACTCAGACATAATTCCGTGCGCCCCGCACCAAGCAGGCCAACAATCGACACCACTTCGCCCGCTTCCACCCGCAAGTTAATATTTTGATATTCCCCATGACGACTTAAATTACGCACCTCCAGCACTGGGGTGCTGGATTTTCCCTGCCACAACTCTCGCACCTGATATTCAAACTCCTGGCCGGTCATCAGGAAACCGAGTTGTTTTGTGGTCATCTCTGCAGCCGGAAAGGTCCCGACCAGCTCACCATCTTTCAACACTGAAATACGGTCGGAAACTTCCATCACCTCTTCCAGACGATGACTGACGAAGACCACGCAGATCCCACGTTCACGCAATTGATGCACCACCTGTAATAACCCTTGCACTTCCTGATGGGTCAGCGAAGCGGTTGGTTCATCCATCACGATTAAACGTGCATCCTGCGCCAGTGCACGGCAAATTGCCACCAGCTGACAGCGGGCAATTGAAAGCTCAGAAACGAGCGTATCCAGTGGCAATGTGACGTTAATACTGGTCATTGCCGCCTGCGCCACCTCACGCAGACGACGTCGGTTAACAAACAGACCGTGGTGATAGTGATTCACGGCGATATTCTCCCAGACACTCAGGTTAGGAAATAAAGAGAGGTCCTGATAAATCACCTGAATCCCCTGCGCCACCGAAGCGGCGGGTGTCAGCTTTGACCAGTTTTTCCCACCAAGCGTAATTTCCGCCCCCTCATCCGGGCGATAAACACCGGACATAATTTTAATCAACGTCGATTTACCACAGCCGTTTTGCCCGGCAAGGCAGTGCACCTCACCCGACATAAAGTCGAGAGAAACATCGCGCAGCGCTCGCGTGGCATGAAACGTTTTGTTGATATGACGAAGGGAAAGGAAGGTTTCCATAGCATCCCCTGGCAATAAGAATCGGGGCTTTCGCCCCGAAGAAATGGATTAATAAAGTGAGTCGATATTGTCTTTGTTGACCAGTAATACCTTATGGAAACGGATAATTCGCTTATCCATATCTACGTCAGCCTTACCGAGATTCTCCATTTCTAATCCAGGTTTGATCTCTTCACCCTTCAGCAACGTGCTGGCGACGGCCGCGAGTGCGTAACCTGCAGAGGCCGGATCGTAAGTAATCCCTTCGGTGATATCACCACTTTTAATCAGTGATGCCGCCTGTGAAGGGATCATCATGCCATAGACTGCGACTTTATTTTTCGCCCGTTTCTCTTTCACCGCACGTCCCGCGCCAATCGGACCGTTTGAACCAAAGGAGACAACCGCTTTCAAGTCAGGATAGGTTTTCATCAGGTCCAGTGTGGTACGACGTGAGTCATCCACACTCTCGGCAACCGGCATGCGGCGGGTAACTTCATGCATATCCGGGTAATGCTCTTTCTGGTATTTCACCAGCAAGTCAGCCCATAAGTTATGCTGCGGCACGGTCAAACTACCCACGTAAATCACATAGCCGCCCTTGCCACCCATGCGTTTCGCCATATGTTCAACATATTCAGCGGCAAATTTTTCGTTATCAATGATTTCGATATCCCAGTTAGCACTTGGCTGACCGGGGGATTCGTTGGTCAGAACCACAATTCCGGCATCTCGCGCTTTTTTGAATACCGGTTCCAGCACGTTGGCATCGTTTGGCACGATAGTAATTGCGTTAACCTTACGGGCGATTAAATCCTCAATGATTTTAACCTGTTGCGGAGCATCAGTACTTGAAGGCCCCACCTGTGACGCATTAACACCAAAGGCTTTACCCGCCTCGACCACACCTTCGCCCATGCGATTAAACCACGGCATACCATCGACTTTAGAGATATTCACCACGACTTTTTCCGCGGCCTGGAGCGGCGCAGAAATTAGCGCAGCGCCTAATAACAGCGAAGACACCATATTGATAACAAAACGTTTATTCATCATTTCAGCCTCATTGCAGGGTAGTCAGGAAGTGTTCGCCCAAATTAGCGCGCTGGAGAGAATAAGAATTTTCGAATATTTTTATGCAGAATAAACAGCCCTATTTCAGGCAGCTATTAAAAATTTGGTTATAAATATGGACAAAACGGGCAGTAACAATAAGTGTGACAATCATCACGTAAAAAATAGCAAAATAAACAAAATTAGCGATACTTTATGTTTGTGAGCTTATTTCGCGTAGAAAAATAGTTATCTACACAATGTCAATAAGGGCATATTCTTCAAAGATAACATCCATTTCGGGTGAATAGCATCCTTCTGCCTGGAAAAAACGACGGTGTTCATTGCGCCAATATTCAAGACTGAGGTCACCTTCACCTTCCTTACGGGCAAGCTCCGCGGTGACATCAGAAAAGCGCAGTAAATGCAGGCCAATAACTCTGATAACACATACAGGCTCACCACGGCTATTTTCTACAATCTTATACTCACCAATCATCGGAAATGCGTTGTCTTCAATACATCCCGCCAGCGAACCACAGGAAGCTGTTTTAATACCAGTCGCAATCAACGTTGCGAGGTGATCGGCCAACGCTGCTGAATCGCCAAAAGTACAAAAGGAAGCATGGGGATATTTTTGTGAGATTTTTTCTTTTATGGTCATGAGAATATTTTCGCGATTACGGAAAAAAATCACATCTTAATTACTGTTGATAACCATCAGCAAGAGGATCATTGGTTTTTCTATGTTTAATCTTTTTTATCCGAAGCAGGTCACATTTATGGCTTGATAAATACCTTTGTTAAAACTCACTTTTGTGTATTTCTCTCAAATAATCCCCTGGAAATTATGCCGGGAGATTATAAAGTTCAGGATCATTCATTAACAAACCATTCCCGCCCCACTCCCTGGGGCTTAAATCTCTTACTATTCACCGTTGCAGGCGTTTCAAATTCGTATCAACCTGCCACACTCCCCCACACCAGTTGCCCTTTATGGAACGTTGCGGTTCTCGGCGAGATACGCGCCACCGCCTCGGCGGAACAGGAGGCGTCCACCAGCACAAAGCTGGCGTCATCCTGCGCTTTGGGCCAGACGCGCTCGCCTTTTTCGTTGAGCGGCAATACATCGCCAGTGGCTAAAAACAGCGAACGGGAGAGGTTCTGTTCGTTAGGGCGAATATAGAGCTGCGCGTACAGATTGGCTTTTTCCAGCATGTCGCCCAGGCCGTAAGGCGACCAGTGGTCGATAACGCTGTCGGTGCCGGTCATCACTTTTACGCCTTTGTCGTGCAGCTGTTTGAGCGGCATATGCAACGTGCCAATCGGCACCGTCGAGGCGATCGAGATTTGCTGCGCCGCCATCCGGTTCGCCAGTTCATCTACTTGTTGCTCGTTGAGGGTAGCCAGCGCAAAGGCGTGGCTGATGGTCAGCTTGCCTTTTAGCTGCGGCGTTTTCTCCACCGTTTCAACCATATAATTGATGGCTGCCACGCCCGCCGGAGTGGTTTCGTGCAGATGAATATCGACGCCTTTGTCGTAGTCCAGCGCAATCTGGAACATGGTGTCGAGGGATTTTTCCATCGCGCCATCGACACTGGTTGGGTCCAGCCCGCCAACGTAATGCGCGCCTGCCTGCATTGCTTCACGCATCAAGGGTTCCGATTTCGACAGCAGCAAACCGTGCTGCGGGAAGGCGACAATTTCACACTCGAAGCCCGCCTGACGTCGCGCCAGCACCGCCTGCAAATTTTGCAGATTTTTCAGGCCGGAAACCGGTTCGATATTGCAGTGGCTGCGGGCAATGGTGGTGCCTTTCGACTGCAATAGTTCGATCAGTTTTTCCGCCCGCTCCTGCGTGTACGGTTGTAACTCCGGCAGCATTTTCTGCTCGAGTTTGATCATGTCCTGGATGGTGGTGCCTGCCGGGCGATTGAGCGAGCGCCACGGTCCGCCGTAAAAGGTTTTGTCGAGATGAATATGCATGTCGCGAGTAGTGGGCAGCATCAGCTTACCGCCAGCGTCATAGTGCGGCAGCGTGGCGTCCGGATACTGCTTGTTCTCATGTAGCGCAACAATTTTACCGTCCTGAATCTCCACGGTCTGGCGCGCCGTGCGGGTCTGCACCGCCATGCCATTTTCATAGTCAAAACCGGTTTCCAGCAGCACGTTATCGAGATAGTAATGCGGGTCAGTGATTTTCATGGTGTTATTCGCGTCGCAGTGGGTTGTGCCAGAGACCTCCGCATGGGCGAATGGCACAGAGGTACCAAACAGCGCGGCGGCGGTGACCATCTTACCGCTCTGGCTCAAAAACTCACGACGGCTATTGTTTTCTTTCATCTTACGTCCTTACGTTTTAATAATAATATGGGTGCCCGTCTCGCCACGCAGCGCCGCGGGCAGGCATTCCGGCGTGGTGATAATCACTTCTTTGCCGCCCTGTTCTAAAAATGTCAGGCTGGCGATGATTTTTGGCAACATGCTGCCAGGCGGGAAATGCCCTTCCTGCATATAGCGGGTCATGGTGGCAACATCCACCCGATCGAGCGCCTGCTGCTGCGGTTTGCCAAAATGAATACAGACTTTTTCGACACCAGTGGTGATCACCAGAATGTCGGCGTGAATTTCGCGGGCCAGCAGCGCGGTGGAGAGATCTTTGTCGATAACCGCGTCCACGCTTTGGTAATCTCCCGCGTCAGTACGCACCACCGGAATTCCGCCACCACCCGCACCAATCACCACAAACCCTTGTTGGATCAGCGCTTTAATGGCAGGTGCTTCAACAATACGTTTCGGTTCCGGCGAGGCGACCACGCGGCGATAGCCGCGTCCGGCATCTTCAACAAAACGCCAGTCAGGGTTTGCCTTTTGTAATTCGTTACGCTGGCTTTCACTGAAGAATGCGCCAATGGGCTTGGTGGGGTGAGCAAATCCCGGATCGTTTTTATCCACTTCCACCTGAGTCACCACGGTGACGGCTTTTTTCTCGCCGTGGCGCGCCAGCCGATTGTTCAGCGCCTGTTGGATCAAGTAGCCAATGCCGCCTTGCGTATCCGCCACACAGTTCGCCAGCGGCGTTAAGGGCAGCCCTTCGCGCTCGTGGGCAATCTCCGCACGGCGTAGATCCAGCCCAACCTGCGGCCCGTTGCCGTGGGTCAGCACAATGTCGTAATCGGAAGCCAGCATTTCCAGCACCGTATCGGCGACGGCCTTCACCGCCTCCGCCTGATGCTCAATCGACTGGCTGGCGTTATCTTTGATAATGCTGTTGCCACCAATGGCAACGACCACAAGCTCTTTCATATTGTTATGTCCGCTACAGAGGGTGATGAGGTTATGAAAGTGAGGTTGCCCCTCTCCCCAGAAGGGAGAAGGGATCGTAAAGTGCACTTTGCAGGTCAGACGCCGTAACGTTCGCACCAGACAAGAATGGCTTTTTCGAAGCAGGCGAATGGTGGATGCACAATGCCCGCGCCAATCATGCCGACGCCCGCATCTTTATGGGCAATGGCGGTGTTGATCACCGGCAGAATGCCACTGCTGCCCACGCGGGTGATGTCGATTGCCGACGGCACGCCCATAAAACCGAGCAGCGGAATGGTCACGTTCGGGTTTTCGCCGAGAGTGATTTCACGCATCTGCCGGGAGAAATCGATAGCCTCTTCCACCGTACCGCCCACCAGCGCGACGATAGCGGGTGCGGTCGCCATCGCAAATCCGCCAATACCGTAGGTTTCAGTAATGGCGCTGTCGCCGATATCCAGCCCCGAATCTTCCGGCTTATAACCTGCAAACATCGGGCCGATCACCTGCTGCGCCGGACCGGTAAACCATTGCCCCGGCAGGCCGCTGACCCGCAGGCCGAACTCGACGCCGTTACGCGCCATCGTGGTCACCACGGTGCTGTATTCGATGCCGTGCGCCGCATCCATCGCCGCTTTACACATCGCCATCCACGTCGGGCCGGAGAAGTAGTCGCTGCTGGCGACAAACTCAAACACTTCGCGCTGTTGCTCGACGGAATAACCCGCCTGAATAATCCCCGGCGTCAGCGCCTGAATCAGCAGCGTCGTCCCGGCGTTATTGCGGTTATGGCATTCATCGCCCATATGCAGCGCCTGCGCCAGCATCAAGCGCAGATCGATCTCGCCGATAATTTTCATCGCGTCACGCAGCATTGGCCCCTGCACATCGCGCATCCAGTTGAGGCGGTCAATCACGCTCTGATCGTTGGCACCCATACGCAAAATCTTCGCCATCTGCTCGCTCATATTGGTGTAAGCGATGTTGCCGTAGGTTTTGTTTTTCACGATGTGCATAAACATCGAGGCAGAGGTAACACCCGCCATCGAACCCACGCAGTCATGCTCGTGGCACGGCGAGAAAGTGATCTCCCCGGAAGCCGCCAGTTCGGCCGCCTCGTCGAGATCTTTCGCCAGCCCTTCGAACACCAGGGCCCCGGTGACCGCGCCTTTCATCGCGCCGCACATTTTTTCCCAGGTCACTGGCGGCCCGGCGTGAAGAATGGTTTTCGCCGTCATGCCTGGCACCACGTTAATCGCCTGATCAAAGCCAATCAGTACCGGATGCGACTGGATAATGCGTTCCAGCGCCTGCTGGTTAGCGGCGGCGATTTTGTCTGCCAGCGGTGAATCGGCAATGTTGTCCAGCGCCTGCACCACCTGCATATTGCCCTGCCCCGGCGGCGTCCAGTCGAGTTGGGTCACTTCTACATACTGCTTTTTCAGGTCATCGCTAAACATGGCGATGCCGACGTTAATAACGTTCAACGGTTGGCTAAACAGTGACTGGCTCATCAGGCTTCCTCCCCTTTGCAGATAAATTCACGCGCCAGCAATCCGGTATTGGTGCTACTGCTGGCCAGAATCACCCCGGCATCAAGCAGCATCTGGCTTTGTTGTGCTAACGATGGCGTATCGAGATCGGTGCCCAGTACATAGGCGAGAATGATCAACTCGCGTCCTTCGGCGGCAGCGATCGCTTTCGCTTCTTTGATCGCCTCGATGGTGGAACCGACCGGATCTTCATGCGATCCAAATCCGAGCACAAAATCCATCACGATCACCGCCACTTCTGGATCGCGCGCTTCTTCGATCAAGCGACTGATACGGTTGGTGGGGTCAATCATTGGATGCGGCTTGCCGTTGGTGAAGTCGTCATCGCCAAAGTCGAGGAAGGTGTGTTTGATGCTGCGGTTGATATCTTGCAGGCGGAATTCCGGATCGGGCTGGATATTGCTGTAGGCATCGCCGTGTTTTTCCATCACCGCGAACATGGTTTCGTCACACAGCGTGCCGCCGCAGAACAGGCCACGAATGTATTTCTGCTGCGGTTGCAGGCGAGCGCGCACGTCAGCAATCAACGGCTGGTTCAGCGTATGCAGCTCGAGATGTTCTTGTTTCACGCCGGAGAGCATCACCGCTTTCAGTGCCGCCTCTTTACTGCCGCGGGCAAACTGTAGCCCGTGCTCGTCCACTGGCGTTTCGCCACGACCGAGGAAGCAGACCACCACCGGCTTGCGGCAGGCACGTGCGCGTTCCAGCACTTTGCGGGCCACCGCAGGCGCAGGCGGTTTGGAGATAAGCACAATGATTTCAGTTTGCGGATCGTTTTCCAGCATCCCGATGGCGTCGAGCATCATCAGGCCGCCGATTTTCTCGCTCAGGTCGCGCCCGCCGGTGCCAATCAGTTGCGAAACGCCGCCGCCAAATTCATGAATACGGACGCTCAGTTCCTGGCTACCGGTGCCGGATGCGCCAACAATACCGATGTTGCCGCGACGCACAGCGTTACCAAAGCAGAGCGCCGCGCCGTTGATAATCGCCGTGCCGCAGTCTGGCCCCATCATCAGCAGCCCTTTTTCGTGGGCCAGTTGCTTGAGCGCCAGTTCATCTTCAACCGAGACGTTATCGGAAAACAGCATCACGTTAAGATCGTTTTGCAGCGCCTGACGCGCTTCGCGAGCGGCAAACAGACCGTTGACCGAAATCACTGCCAGGTTACTT
The nucleotide sequence above comes from Escherichia coli. Encoded proteins:
- the yahK gene encoding NADPH-dependent aldehyde reductase YahK; this translates as MKIKAVGAYSAKQPLEPMDITRREPGPHDVKIEIAYCGVCHSDIHQVRSEWAGTVYPCVPGHEIVGRVVAVGDQVEKYAPGDLVGVGCIVDSCKHCEECEDGLENYCDHMTGTYNSPTPDEPGHTLGGYSQQIVVHERYVLRIRHPQAQLAAVAPLLCAGITTYSPLRHWQAGPGKKVGVVGIGGLGHMGIKLAHAMGAHVVAFTTSESKREAAKALGADEVVNSRNADEMAAHVKSFDFILNTVAAPHNLDDFTTLLKRDGTMTLVGAPATPHKSPEVFNLIMKRRAIAGSMIGGIPETQEMLDFCAEHGIVADIEMIRADQINEAYERMLRGDVKYRFVIDNRTLTD
- a CDS encoding ABC transporter permease produces the protein MKKSWRNNVEFYLIGLLVLTVAAFSITMPEIFWSISNFQSVASQMPVLGILALAMAVTMLCGGINLSIIATANACSLVMAWVATQYPPGIATVVATLLAGAGAAVIIGLCNGVLIAGIRVSPILATLGMMTLLKGVNILVTGGSAIANYPSWVLWLNHAQWFGIPLPMWLFTAVALGLWILLEKTPLGKSIYLIGSNERATLYSGINTRRVLIWVYVISALLCAVAAFLMMSKLNSAKASYGESYLLVSILAAVLGGVNPDGGSGRIIGMVLALFLLQIIESGFNILGISPYLTMALWGTLLLCFIQARGMLGLDRVV
- a CDS encoding ABC transporter permease produces the protein MAELKKRHEFWLALLIIVLFVGLAWRSDEFLTFGNLYDLANNYAMLTILACGLFVVLISGGIDISFPAMTIIAQYGMVLLLQKMGGNFAVAFALAGGIGILLGLINALLVNRLRVPSIIITISTLNIFYGLLLWLSKGVWLYDFPPWFEQGVMLFKYTDVDGYDYGLGLPLIAMITVVLLTAFIMNFTSVGRKIYALGGNRESASRIGFSVLKLQLFVYGYMGLMSGAAGVVQSWTVMTVAPDSLLGYELTVLAAVVLGGTSLLGGRGTLTGTLLGVVLLAVMQNGLNLLGVSSYWQTLITGIIIVASISATAWSQHQNRSLL
- a CDS encoding sugar ABC transporter ATP-binding protein, whose protein sequence is METFLSLRHINKTFHATRALRDVSLDFMSGEVHCLAGQNGCGKSTLIKIMSGVYRPDEGAEITLGGKNWSKLTPAASVAQGIQVIYQDLSLFPNLSVWENIAVNHYHHGLFVNRRRLREVAQAAMTSINVTLPLDTLVSELSIARCQLVAICRALAQDARLIVMDEPTASLTHQEVQGLLQVVHQLRERGICVVFVSHRLEEVMEVSDRISVLKDGELVGTFPAAEMTTKQLGFLMTGQEFEYQVRELWQGKSSTPVLEVRNLSRHGEYQNINLRVEAGEVVSIVGLLGAGRTELCLSLFGMTRPDAGEILINGQPVTLHSNQDAIRHGIGYVSEDRMSRGLVMAQSIEDNIISTVFHKVKDRFGFLSEAKVRDLVDRLIKALTIKVSDPHLPVNTLSGGNAQRVSIAKWLAIGPRLLILDSPTVGVDIANKAGIYGIISDLAAYGIAVLMICDEIEEAWYQSHRILVMQKGQITHSFLPDSSSQARIAEVVNG
- a CDS encoding autoinducer 2 ABC transporter substrate-binding protein, yielding MNKRFVINMVSSLLLGAALISAPLQAAEKVVVNISKVDGMPWFNRMGEGVVEAGKAFGVNASQVGPSSTDAPQQVKIIEDLIARKVNAITIVPNDANVLEPVFKKARDAGIVVLTNESPGQPSANWDIEIIDNEKFAAEYVEHMAKRMGGKGGYVIYVGSLTVPQHNLWADLLVKYQKEHYPDMHEVTRRMPVAESVDDSRRTTLDLMKTYPDLKAVVSFGSNGPIGAGRAVKEKRAKNKVAVYGMMIPSQAASLIKSGDITEGITYDPASAGYALAAVASTLLKGEEIKPGLEMENLGKADVDMDKRIIRFHKVLLVNKDNIDSLY
- a CDS encoding ASCH domain-containing protein codes for the protein MTIKEKISQKYPHASFCTFGDSAALADHLATLIATGIKTASCGSLAGCIEDNAFPMIGEYKIVENSRGEPVCVIRVIGLHLLRFSDVTAELARKEGEGDLSLEYWRNEHRRFFQAEGCYSPEMDVIFEEYALIDIV
- the yahJ gene encoding amidohydrolase family protein; the encoded protein is MKENNSRREFLSQSGKMVTAAALFGTSVPFAHAEVSGTTHCDANNTMKITDPHYYLDNVLLETGFDYENGMAVQTRTARQTVEIQDGKIVALHENKQYPDATLPHYDAGGKLMLPTTRDMHIHLDKTFYGGPWRSLNRPAGTTIQDMIKLEQKMLPELQPYTQERAEKLIELLQSKGTTIARSHCNIEPVSGLKNLQNLQAVLARRQAGFECEIVAFPQHGLLLSKSEPLMREAMQAGAHYVGGLDPTSVDGAMEKSLDTMFQIALDYDKGVDIHLHETTPAGVAAINYMVETVEKTPQLKGKLTISHAFALATLNEQQVDELANRMAAQQISIASTVPIGTLHMPLKQLHDKGVKVMTGTDSVIDHWSPYGLGDMLEKANLYAQLYIRPNEQNLSRSLFLATGDVLPLNEKGERVWPKAQDDASFVLVDASCSAEAVARISPRTATFHKGQLVWGSVAG